The Choloepus didactylus isolate mChoDid1 chromosome 15, mChoDid1.pri, whole genome shotgun sequence genome segment CCGCCTCCTCTCCTGCACGAGCAGGACCAGTCAGGACCTCAGGACCTTGGCGTGTGCCACTGCCACAGCCTGGAAGTTTCCTTGGCTCCTCCCTGGAGGTTCCCTCACCATGAGGCTCAGGGCAAGCATtgcctcctcagagaggcctgaTTTTTGATGTGAGTTCCAACAACATGCACAAGTTGTGAGAATTGTGTACTGAACTTGAAGTACCCATCACCTTCTTTTAATAATTGTCAACCCACGCTAAGCTGGTGGTGTTGACACCCCCACTGCagattttttgaagaaaattccAGACATTGTATCTGCTCACATGCAAATATCCTAAATTCTCCTAATGAGAAATGGTCCCTATAAAAGAAGGCCTGGTCACCCATTCTAAGGAGCTGTCCCTTCACCTCCGTTCTGTGTCATCCCTGTTTTCATTGTTGTCACAGCACTTTTCACTTTCTgacatttattttgctcttgattttattttatttgtctccTGTCCATTCTCGAGAATCTTCCTCCCTGGAGAATAGCTCTCCGCCTGCTGGTTTCCACTGCCCAGCATCTGGGGCAAGGCCAGGGATCCCCAAATATCTCTGAGTAGACAAAGGCCAGGAGCAGACTCATCGTCTGTCAGTGTCAGCTCAGCTTGTCTAGGGGATGCAGAAGGTGATGGATGGAAGGACTGATGTGTGCACCAACTTTCTTCTCTTGTGATTTGTCTTTCAGAGAAAAAAGCACTCTCTGTTGAAAATAACGTTATAACTTGCCCTGGAGTACAACCACAGGTAGTCGGAAAGTAAGTGCCCCAATCTGTGGGCCCTCGTGTGTGGGGAGGCAGGTGGGCAGAGTTTGTGCTCCTCAGGGGTCCTGGATGTGCATAACCTCGGCTGGGGCACCCAGGGACTCCTCTCTCCTTGCCCTGAGGGCTGGTCCCTGGAGATCAGGGACCCATGGGGCTCAGGTCTGATGAGGACAGTAGGAGGTGAAAGGGCGTCTGCCTTAGTTTCCCCACTGTTGTGAGAAATACTGAACAATGGTTGGCTTCACAACAGGCATTTCTTGGCCCTCAGGCTTTGGAGGCCTGAGGACTTGCTTTCTCCCGGAGTGGAGGGGCCTTCCGTGCTGGCTGCGGCAATCCTCGGGTTCTCTGCTTCCCCGTCACATGGCCCGTCACATGGCCTCATGCTCGCCTTTCTCCTCCGGGTTCCCATGACCTGCAGCCCCTCCTCCAAGTGGCTTTCTCTTCCTAAGGTCCCGTAGTGGGATTAGGGCCCGATctcattcagttgagccacagGTTATCTCCAAGTAACGGCTTCAAAGTCTCCTGTTTCTGCCGGGTTCCCACCCGCGGGAATGGAGGATGGTTACGAGCGTGTGTTGCTTCTGGAGCCCTAACCAGCAGACCACAGGGCCTCTGCTCCAGGCAGGCCTCCGGAGCTCTGCCCGTGTGCCCTGTCTGGCTGGAGGAGTCCGGAAGGAGACCCACGTGGCCACAGTGGCCGTCAGATGCCTGCTGGGCTCCTCGGGCTGGCCGTGTCCCTCTGGACCTTCCCTGCCAGGTGACCTCCTGGTGCTTTGGGGAAGGAGCTCTTGCCCCTGATGTCTTCTCTCCACCAGCCCCAGATGCCTTATCGGCAAAGTCAGTGTGTCCGGGAGAGCTGTGGGCCAAGGCTGGGGCCCAGGGCAAGACCTGGTTGTCACCTCTGCCCTCTCTGTGCTTTAGGGCCATCTCTGTTGAAATCAGCCTGAACGGAGGCATGCACTTCTTTAGCAACAACCTCAAAGTCACTGGAAAGCAGTGTGTGAGTACCTGGGTGGGGCGGCTGCCATCTAGGGCCAGTGGGGAACCCGGCCCTGGCCGTGGACACACCCCTGGGGGCAGGCTGGCTGCCAGGGTGAGTGGATGGGGTGGGACGCGGCCCCCAGGACCCAGAGTCCAGAACTGTGACAGACCCTCACCCCCAGGGCCCCAGAGCCGACCCCTCCAGGTCAGGGTCCAGGGCCCAGGGCTCCAGTAGGGGCCCCCGCTGAACCTGCCTCCCAAGCTGTGCAGAGCCATGAGCTGGTGCCCCTGCCATGGCCCGGCTCTCGCCCACCTCCCGGGCCTATGTGGTCCACACCCGCTGCCATCGTGCAGATGTGCCCGGCTCCTCCTCTCCCGGGCTCCTCAGCCACCCCCCTCTGCTCACTGTCCCTGAGCCCTGCAGGAAGGTTCTCCCCTGCGCTGGACGGGGGGCTCAGCAGGTCAGAGGGAAGGGACTTGGGCTTGGCTCTGGAGAAGGTGCCCAGGCAGGAAGGGGCTCCCACTGGGGTCAGCCATCCAGAGCTCATGTCCAGTGGGCATCTCGTACCTGGGCAGCTGACCTTGGGTGGGGGAATGTGAGGCTGGGGTGAGTGGGTAGAGGACAGGGGGTCTGATGCCATTGCCCTGGGTCTGGGACCAACCCTGGGGACACAAAGAACAGCTAACAATTCCTGGCCTGCACACAGACCCCCGTGCCTCCCTCGCTAATCCCTGTTCACCTGCTCACAGACCAGCAAACTgcatccccacccctgcccagcagGACCCCCCCAGCCTGCCCTGGACCCGCACCTGCACAGAGGCAGGGGTCACCCTGGGGATGGGGCTCCCGGGGCTCTCCCTGCAGGCAGCGTGCCTCCGGAGAGGGCTTCCCTGCCTCTCACCCCTGGCGGGCAGCCCCAAGCCCCTGATGGGGAATAACCACATTGAGAAGCCTGCCCCTTCCTGAGCCCCCCACACCCTGGCTCAGCATCTGCTTCCTGTGGACCCTCCCTCAGCCTCCCACAAGCCCTCCAGGCAGGGCCGGCCTCTTCCCCAGGGAGGGAGGGACCCTGAGGCTCAGTGGGCCTGAGGAGCATCACCCAAGGCTGCAGAGCCAGGAGGGGCTATGGGACATGGGGAGAGGACCCGCTGTCTGTGCCAGGCCTCTCAGCTGCCTCCAGCCGCCTGTCCCTCACCCATCTGTGTCCCTGTACCTTTTGTGTCCTCACAATCCTCTCCACTGTCAGCCGAGGTGTACACTTGGGGTTGGGTCCTTTAGCTCGTCCTGCAGGGCTCTGGGGCAGGTGCTTGGAGCAGGGCCAGAGGCAGTGTCCACTATCTGGGGCACCCGGCCCTCACCTCCTAGACCCCGGTGGTCCCTCGAGGTGGGCAGCCTGAGgagaaggggaggtggggagCGGGGGAGTCAGGTGGAATGCCAGCGGGTGGGAGCCTGGAGGGGGTCCCCAGACCCAGCCCAGCCCTCGGCCACCCCCGTTCTCTGCCCAGCCAGCTGGACAGTGACTGGGGCCCTTCCACAGGGAGAGAGCCCTGCTAGCCAGCCCAGCGGGGGTGACGGCTCAAGCCCAACCAAGCCCAACACTCAAAGCCTCCCTGCAAATACCGCCAAGGAGCCCCCCAACCAGCCCCGAGAACCCCCTGAGAAACCCCCTGAAAAGCCTCCTGAGAACCTCCCCGAGAATCCCCCCGAAAAGCCTCCTGAGAACCCCCCCAAGAAGCCTGCAGAAAGCCCCCCCGAAGACCTCCCCGCAAGTCCTCCCGTGAAGCACCATGCGGTCGCCGAGGAGAGCCACGATGGGAGCGAGGACGACGAGAGCGCGGATGAGGAGAGCTCGGAGGGTGGCCAGGAGGAGGAGGTCTATGAGGAGCATGAGATCCCCAGCAGCGAGCGCAGCGGCAGCGTCTCCGAGAAGTTCCCCGTGATCCCCGTGGTCGCCGGCTCGGCCGCGCTGCtggtcctgctgctgctgctgttctgTGTCTGGTATCTGTGCAGGCAGGTGGGTGCCCTCCCCAGGTGTACCCTCTGTGGGCAGGTCCTGTCGGGTCCCAGGTGGTCCCAGGAGCCCCCCGAGGCACAAGCTCCATCCTCCCCCCACTGGAGCCCACAGGGCACCTGGGCTGCTCCCGGCCTCCTTTCCTGGCTGCCACGGGGCATCCTGAGGATGCTGTGACCGCTGGGCCAGGCCTGTCCCGGTGCCCACAGTCTGGGGTCTGGACGGTAGGTGATGGGGACACTCAACCCTCCTGGGGGGTGGCAAGTGGCCAGTGTGGAGCAGAGCAGGTGCACGGGGACAGAGGTGAGTGCCCctggggtcaggggtcagaggCCTGTGAGCGGGGCTGGGGGGACCATTCCCTGAGAGctggaggaagaaagaggagagcAGGGTGTGCAGGGGAGGGCACCAACAGAGTACAAGCAGTCAGTCTTTGCTCAGGAGGAGCTGTGAGGAGGGAAAGCTTGGTAGGGGACTGTCCCCGAAGGGATCACAGCTTGTGAGAGCTGCATGGGGCAGACAGGAAGCTGGACAGATGGACAGGGGCAGTGTCCCGTCTCCACAGGATGCTTGGGCTGACGATGACCCTGCTGGGTGCTGTGCCTCCGTCAGGGACTGGGCCCCTCAGCCTGCCTGGTATGCTCCCAGCTCTCCAGGAAAGGGCTGTGTCTCTGTGACAAATAGGGAAACCGAGGCTCGGAGGCAGCCACGTCGGCCGCAGCACCACAGGCAACCACCTTTGTCCCATGGGCTCAGATTAAGTTCCCATCCCACCCGCAGGGGCTGAGGCCGAGCCCCACCACACCTCCCAGCCTGGGTGTCTGTCTTTTTAACATTACAGCCTGAAAAGGAACCCCtgccacctccaccatcaccatcgCCACCCAGTAAGGTAAGTCGAGGCTTCGCCGTCCTCTTGTGAGCCGGTCCAATATGCACAGAGCCTTCCAGGGAAGCTCCTGTGGCCTGCAGAGGTGTTTGCACTTGCTGTCCTCAGAGCTCCCACCTCCCTGTGCAAAGAGCTGGAAAAAAGAGGAAGGCACCTGGGGCAGGGAGAGGCCCTGGGCAGGGCGAGGCAGTAAGGGCCTCCTAGTGACAACGCCAGACACCCCCTTCCCAGGCTCCCAACAACCCGCTTGGACCTCCTCATGGAATGGGTGGCTTGGGCAGGCCTGTCTGGGGGTCTGCGTCATCCCTCCTGAGATAAGGGGGACATTGGGGACCCGGGTGGTTGGCAGGATGGTTCTTCCTGAGCTTACCGAACACAGGAG includes the following:
- the LOC119509951 gene encoding proline-rich receptor-like protein kinase PERK10, producing MARLSPTSRAYVVHTRCHRADVPGSSSPGLLSHPPLLTVPEPCRKVLPCAGRGAQQGESPASQPSGGDGSSPTKPNTQSLPANTAKEPPNQPREPPEKPPEKPPENLPENPPEKPPENPPKKPAESPPEDLPASPPVKHHAVAEESHDGSEDDESADEESSEGGQEEEVYEEHEIPSSERSGSVSEKFPVIPVVAGSAALLVLLLLLFCVWYLCRQPEKEPLPPPPSPSPPSKEKVCGPQCPIMIFPCCECSRSSHPRHTEGRCLSFTPVRKPYMPMVCAPRLHLPPCCEQVPFPTCPPCCHSPRSCPQSSRTLPLIPPSPWALPPCPLRALPPKPKSVSQNC